The following coding sequences are from one Nicotiana tomentosiformis chromosome 3, ASM39032v3, whole genome shotgun sequence window:
- the LOC104106810 gene encoding RAF-like serine/threonine-protein kinase PRAF, translating into MNSTHAIKFLYSYGGRILPRPSDGNLRYVGGFTRVLSVDRYISFAELMVKFGELCGSSMNLKCKLPSEDLDVLVSITCDEDLMNMIQEYERVSALTNREMKIRAVVFPLSSAKKVSPPSSPMSCFDFPASKLKPEKVSRFYSPSSYAAAAAARIGSILSWQSKRGAACVNYSSRK; encoded by the exons ATGAACTCTACGCACGCAATCAAATTTCTCTATAGTTACGGCGGGAGAATCCTCCCCCGTCCCTCCGACGGCAACCTCCGTTACGTCGGTGGCTTTACCAGAGTTCTCTCCGTCGATCGCTATATTTCCTTTGCAG AGTTGATGGTGAAGTTTGGAGAACTGTGTGGATCGTCAATGAATTTGAAGTGTAAGTTGCCGAGCGAGGATTTGGATGTTTTGGTAAGCATTACATGTGATGAGGACCTGATGAATATGATTCAAGAGTACGAGCGAGTTTCGGCGTTGACGAATCGGGAGATGAAGATTAGAGCTGTTGTATTTCCACTCAGCTCGGCGAAAAAAGTCTCTCCTCCTTCATCGCCTATGTCGTGCTTTGACTTTCCAGCATCGAAATTGAAGCCGGAAAAAGTCAGCCGCTTCTATTCGCCTTCATCGTATGCGGCGGCAGCAGCAGCTAG GATTGGAAGCATTCTGAGCTGGCAAAGCAAGAGAGGAGCAGCTTGCGTGAATTATTCGTCGCGGAAATGA